The following DNA comes from Janthinobacterium sp. TB1-E2.
AAAGGAAAAGACGGCCGCGCTGGCCCTGATCGAATCGGGCGAAGCGCAGCTGGTGATCGGCACGCACGCGCTGATCCAGGATAACGTGCTGTTTGCCAAACTGGGCTTGGTGATCGTCGACGAGCAGCACCGCTTCGGCGTGGGCCAGCGCCTGACCCTGCGCAACAAGGGCGACAGCGCGGCCGTTCCGCACCAGCTGATGATGTCGGCCACGCCCATTCCGCGCACCCTGGCCATGACGTATTACGCCGACCTGGAAGTGTCGGTGATCGACGAGCTGCCGCCAGGGCGCAGCCCCATCGTCACGCGCGCCATCGACCAGAACCGGCGCGACGAAGTCATCGCCCGCGTGTATGCGGCCGCATTGGAAGGCCGGCAAGTGTACTGGGTCTGCCCGCTGATCGAGGAATCGGAAGCGCTGCAGCTGCAGACGGCCACCGACACCTACATGATGCTGGCCGAAGCCCTGCCCGCGCTGCAGGTGGGCCTCGTGCACGGCCGCTTGAAACCGGCCGAAAAGCAGGAAGTGATGGACGCCTTCATCGCCGGGCATATCCATGTGCTGGTGGCCACCACCGTCATCGAGGTGGGCGTCGACGTGCCGAACGCCTCGCTGATGGTGATCGAACACGCCGAGCGTTTTGGCTTGTCGCAGCTGCACCAGCTGCGCGGGCGCGTGGGCCGCGGTTCGGCAGCCAGCGTCTGCCTGCTGCTGTACCAGGGCCCCCTGGGCGGCGTGGCGCGCCAGCGCTTGATGACCATGCGCGAAACAACGGACGGCTTTGAAATCGCCCGCCGCGACCTGGAAATCCGTGGCCCCGGGGAGTTTCTTGGCGCGCGCCAGTCCGGCCAGGCCATGCTGCGTTTCGCCGACCTGGAAACGGATCAATGGCTGGTCGACCAGGCCCGCGACGTGGCGCACGATTTGCTGCACGCCACCACGGCGGCTGCAGCAGCCACCGTGGAAGCGCACTTGGCGCGCTGGCTGGGTGGGAAAGAGGAATTTTTGAAGGTGTAAATCTGGGATTGTTTATTTCCCGGTGTTGTCGGATTACGGCCTTCGGCCTAATCCGACCTACGCAAAAAATATGCCGTGGTAGGTCGGATTAGCGCGCAGCGCGTAATCCGACAACATTGTTAGCGCCCCTCACTCCCGCCCAACACCCGCCACATCCACACCATCCCCGCCCCAATCGGCGGCGCACCATCCCTGCTTTACATACCGGTGAAAACTGGAATACGGCCAATCGATGACTTTACTCACAAGGCCATGCTTGACGGGGTTGTAATGGATGTAATCGACGTGGTTTGCGAAGTCGCTCTCGTCACGCAACACATGCTCCCAATACCGCTGCTGCCAGACATTTTCAAGATCGCAGCGCTTGCTGAACCATGTCTTGATCAACCTCCAGCGCGTCATGAAATCGGCATCACTATCTGGCAAGGTCCAGATGCAGTGCAAGTGATCAGGAAGGATAACGATGGCGTCGATAGCGAATGGCCGTTGATGCCGCACGGCGCGGAAAGAATCACGCAGCAAATCCACGGCATTGGCAGCAGAAAAAACGGGCCGGCGATGGGCAGTCACCACCGTGAAGAAAAAGCTGCCACCTGGCTGGAATGCGCGTCGGTATCGCATGGTTTCGGATGTTGTCGGATTACGCGAATCCGTCGCAGCAGGTCGGGTAGGTCGGATTAGCGTAGCGTAATCCGACTTCTAGCGTAATCCGACTTCACGCAAACCACCTTGCGCCCACGCAGCCTACATGCACATCCAGAAGCGGTTCGCCAGGTCGAGCATGAAGTCGGGCCGCAGATAGGCAAGGAAGACGATGGCCAGCAGCGCGGCGCCAGCCAGGCGCCATAGCCATGTGCGCCAGCTGGCCATTACGCGGCCACCGCCACGCGCTTGACGGCGCGCTCGTCGATGGGCAGGTTGATCAGCGCGGCCAGCAAGCCCAGGCCGATGGTGATCATCCACACGATGTGGTAACTGCCCTGGTGCTCGTACAGATAGCCGCCCAGCCAGGCGCCGAGGAAACTGCCCACCTGGTGCGAGAAGAACACCATCCCGGCCAGCATCGACAGATGCTTCACGCCGAAGATGCCGGCGATGATGCCGTTCGTCAGCGGCACGGTCGACAGCCACAACACGCCCATGCCGGCGGCGAACAGATACACGGACCACGCCGACAAT
Coding sequences within:
- a CDS encoding REP-associated tyrosine transposase, whose product is MRYRRAFQPGGSFFFTVVTAHRRPVFSAANAVDLLRDSFRAVRHQRPFAIDAIVILPDHLHCIWTLPDSDADFMTRWRLIKTWFSKRCDLENVWQQRYWEHVLRDESDFANHVDYIHYNPVKHGLVSKVIDWPYSSFHRYVKQGWCAADWGGDGVDVAGVGRE